A genome region from Methanococcoides burtonii DSM 6242 includes the following:
- a CDS encoding DUF5806 family protein, which produces MNKYEKFTKLENKSYSDVTRFLKKTTHLTAREWVIARLCADFKNLSNRSEMTWIGENLPELVPFVDEPYTRQEVSNAHAAFKHKIERSGTTFFYAYYAGLIGQEEMIKIIHKIVSDLQLLIETESGEISDDHMTDVQMLVADTLHRINESLDY; this is translated from the coding sequence TTGAACAAATATGAGAAATTCACTAAATTGGAGAACAAAAGTTACTCTGATGTCACACGTTTTCTGAAAAAGACCACTCATCTTACTGCACGCGAATGGGTGATCGCACGTTTGTGTGCTGATTTCAAGAATCTCTCGAACCGTTCCGAGATGACCTGGATAGGAGAGAACCTGCCGGAGCTTGTTCCTTTTGTTGATGAACCATATACTAGGCAGGAAGTGTCCAATGCACATGCTGCTTTCAAGCACAAGATCGAGAGAAGCGGTACCACTTTCTTTTATGCATACTATGCGGGGCTCATCGGACAGGAGGAGATGATAAAGATAATACACAAGATCGTATCCGACCTGCAACTTCTGATCGAGACCGAGAGCGGTGAGATTTCCGATGACCATATGACAGATGTGCAAATGCTTGTGGCAGATACCCTTCACAGGATAAATGAGTCTCTGGACTATTGA
- a CDS encoding cupin domain-containing protein: MEKHNIFNQIPVDLTHEVFEPLVDQHGVSIERIISKKHVTPGGQWYDQDRSEWVMVLQGEAKLVFEDLEVVHLAPGDHINIPAHCKHRVIWTSDTTETLWLAVHY; encoded by the coding sequence ATGGAAAAACATAATATATTTAACCAAATACCAGTCGATCTAACCCATGAAGTGTTCGAGCCTTTGGTGGATCAACATGGGGTATCGATCGAGCGTATTATTTCAAAGAAACATGTGACCCCAGGGGGACAATGGTACGATCAAGACCGCAGTGAATGGGTAATGGTGTTGCAGGGGGAGGCGAAGTTGGTGTTTGAAGATTTGGAGGTAGTGCACCTCGCTCCTGGCGATCATATTAATATTCCTGCCCACTGCAAACACAGAGTCATTTGGACCAGTGACACGACAGAAACCCTCTGGTTGGCGGTACACTATTGA
- a CDS encoding metal-dependent transcriptional regulator, whose protein sequence is MTTERTEDYLKAIDTIIEKKGYSLVKDIARFLDVSPSSVTGMFKKLTKEGFINCEKYGGVTLAPDGRKLAKSTRKSSVCCMSSSSSLVWMKIPQMMMLAMGVLPVIPVNFVQSYPSYVFDLNHTRYAVDREIAESIFVRLE, encoded by the coding sequence TTGACTACGGAGAGAACTGAAGACTACCTTAAGGCTATTGATACCATTATTGAGAAAAAGGGCTATTCTCTGGTAAAAGATATCGCACGATTCCTTGATGTAAGTCCGTCCAGTGTTACGGGAATGTTCAAAAAGCTGACAAAGGAAGGATTCATCAATTGCGAGAAATATGGTGGTGTCACTCTCGCCCCTGATGGAAGAAAGCTTGCGAAAAGCACGAGGAAAAGTTCAGTGTGTTGCATGAGTTCCTCGTCCTCCTTGGTGTGGATGAAGATACCGCAGATGATGATGCTTGCAATGGGCGTATTGCCTGTGATTCCTGTAAACTTTGTACAGTCGTATCCTTCATATGTCTTCGACCTGAACCATACTAGATATGCGGTTGACAGGGAGATTGCGGAGAGTATATTTGTCAGGCTCGAATGA
- a CDS encoding ATP-binding protein — MVKRMIVKIDEDKCTGCGQCVSPCAEGAIQIIDGKAKVVSEDLCDGMGFCIGICPEGAITIEERQTVEFNLEKAEAQPKSTDISISCFSCGAGENERYLLPMRHNLESLWVCTRCLPQLIHG; from the coding sequence ATGGTTAAAAGAATGATCGTTAAGATAGATGAGGATAAATGTACTGGCTGCGGACAATGTGTTTCACCTTGTGCCGAAGGAGCTATACAGATAATTGATGGAAAGGCAAAGGTCGTTTCTGAAGATCTTTGTGATGGTATGGGATTCTGTATCGGTATCTGTCCTGAAGGTGCTATCACGATAGAGGAAAGACAGACGGTGGAGTTCAATCTTGAAAAGGCAGAGGCTCAGCCAAAGAGCACGGATATCTCTATCTCCTGTTTCAGTTGCGGTGCCGGAGAAAATGAAAGATACCTCCTGCCCATGAGGCACAATTTGGAAAGCCTCTGGGTCTGCACACGCTGTCTGCCTCAACTTATCCATGGGTGA
- a CDS encoding CGGC domain-containing protein: MIIEERPKKIAVLRCDIVSEACPGVGCLKAFNARKVKFADYDDNTEMIAFFTCGGCSGRRVFRLVRSLKKHDIDVIHLSSCMIMKNYPECPHIDSIKKTITDAGIEIVEGTHH; the protein is encoded by the coding sequence ATCATTATTGAGGAAAGACCTAAAAAAATAGCAGTACTTCGATGCGACATTGTTTCCGAGGCATGTCCCGGAGTTGGGTGCTTAAAGGCGTTCAATGCCAGGAAAGTAAAGTTTGCAGACTACGATGATAATACTGAGATGATCGCATTCTTCACATGCGGTGGCTGTTCAGGAAGAAGGGTCTTCCGACTGGTGCGTTCCCTGAAAAAACACGATATTGACGTGATACACCTGAGTTCATGCATGATCATGAAGAACTATCCGGAATGCCCGCACATTGATTCGATCAAGAAGACCATCACTGATGCAGGTATCGAAATTGTTGAAGGAACACATCACTAA
- a CDS encoding DUF166 domain-containing protein encodes MRISFYYNGEFGKKVIGNIVNSSTFCTSCGDLCDHCRELKISHADSIVDLYEFPDDLPEFIDDPFDHIPKNVGECDLLIAMDLHPDIFSVLPEIAANAKAKAVIAPVEVPKLAPAGLVQQVKGKLESAGIDCEFPKPFCSLTKTGKALIDEFVDMGFGRPLLRIEIDSDRRIFSHVQVLRDAPCGSTWYVAKKLRWTDIEDYKEIVSGAHHAYPCTASMDKDTQLKDTILHEAGYIIRGSVEEASGFKKE; translated from the coding sequence ATGAGGATAAGTTTCTATTATAATGGTGAGTTCGGTAAAAAGGTCATAGGCAATATCGTCAACTCAAGCACGTTCTGCACCTCGTGTGGAGACCTGTGTGACCACTGTCGTGAACTGAAAATATCGCACGCGGATAGTATTGTCGATCTCTATGAGTTCCCTGATGATCTTCCTGAGTTTATAGATGATCCTTTCGATCACATCCCGAAAAATGTGGGTGAATGTGACCTCCTCATAGCCATGGACCTGCATCCCGACATCTTTTCGGTGCTTCCTGAAATAGCAGCCAATGCTAAAGCAAAGGCAGTTATAGCACCTGTGGAAGTGCCAAAACTTGCACCTGCAGGACTTGTACAGCAGGTCAAGGGAAAGCTGGAGTCCGCTGGTATTGACTGTGAGTTCCCCAAGCCTTTCTGTTCACTGACAAAAACAGGCAAGGCCCTTATCGATGAATTTGTTGATATGGGATTTGGAAGGCCCCTGCTGAGGATCGAGATCGATTCTGATCGGAGGATATTCTCCCATGTGCAGGTGCTTAGGGATGCACCCTGCGGCTCCACATGGTATGTTGCAAAAAAACTAAGGTGGACCGATATTGAAGATTACAAAGAGATTGTATCGGGTGCACATCATGCATACCCATGTACTGCCAGCATGGATAAGGATACCCAACTGAAAGATACAATATTGCATGAAGCCGGATACATCATAAGGGGAAGTGTGGAAGAAGCTTCGGGTTTCAAAAAGGAGTGA
- a CDS encoding NAD(P)/FAD-dependent oxidoreductase encodes MSKDILEKGAIVQRDKETFAIAPHITGGIATPDLLRKIADVSEKYGAAAIKVTSAQRLAIVGLKEDDLDNAWDDLGMKPGAAIGLCVRSVKICPGTTFCKRGQQDSVGLGIKLDEKYHGMELPSKFKIGVSGCMNSCAENAIKDVGIMGTPKGFTVMVGGSAGLKPRLADTIAEELDEDEVLSLVDTIISFYKSHAKKQRIGKVIEEIGLDAFKKEVGL; translated from the coding sequence ATGTCAAAAGATATACTTGAAAAGGGAGCTATTGTTCAGAGAGACAAGGAAACATTCGCTATCGCACCACATATTACTGGTGGTATTGCGACGCCTGATCTTCTTAGAAAGATCGCAGATGTTTCTGAAAAATATGGAGCTGCTGCAATTAAGGTCACATCAGCACAGAGACTTGCCATCGTTGGACTTAAGGAAGATGACCTGGACAATGCCTGGGATGACCTTGGGATGAAACCAGGGGCAGCAATAGGGCTTTGTGTAAGAAGTGTGAAGATCTGTCCGGGAACCACATTCTGTAAGAGGGGACAGCAGGACTCTGTCGGGCTTGGGATCAAACTCGATGAGAAATACCATGGAATGGAGCTTCCATCAAAGTTCAAGATCGGTGTTTCAGGTTGCATGAACTCATGTGCGGAGAATGCCATAAAAGATGTTGGAATAATGGGTACTCCTAAGGGATTCACAGTAATGGTCGGAGGCAGTGCAGGTCTAAAACCACGCCTTGCAGATACTATCGCTGAAGAACTTGATGAGGATGAGGTTCTTTCACTTGTTGATACTATCATTTCATTCTATAAGTCACATGCAAAGAAACAGCGTATTGGAAAGGTCATTGAAGAGATTGGACTTGATGCTTTCAAGAAGGAAGTTGGACTTTAA
- a CDS encoding winged helix-turn-helix transcriptional regulator: MKDCTIYKTIDIIGKRWTMCILLELYKGNNSEKRFNELKKKVAGITPKTLSTRLKELEADGLIKRTLDEATYPMVYTYSLSESGAEFMEIIQSIKKWGLEWKFENKACGLSKCKNCKL, encoded by the coding sequence ATGAAGGATTGTACCATCTATAAAACGATCGATATCATTGGCAAAAGGTGGACTATGTGCATACTTCTTGAACTGTACAAAGGAAATAACAGTGAAAAACGATTCAATGAACTTAAGAAAAAAGTTGCAGGTATTACCCCAAAGACACTTTCCACCAGGCTTAAAGAACTTGAGGCAGACGGTCTTATTAAAAGGACTCTTGATGAGGCTACTTACCCCATGGTATACACTTACTCCCTATCAGAAAGTGGAGCAGAGTTCATGGAGATCATCCAGTCTATCAAAAAATGGGGTCTTGAATGGAAATTCGAGAATAAAGCATGCGGGCTCTCTAAATGCAAGAACTGTAAATTGTGA
- a CDS encoding peptidylprolyl isomerase, whose protein sequence is MKKAIIETNKGTIVLELFEKDAPKTVANFEKLIKQGFYNGLTFHRVISNFMIQAGCPKGNGTGGPGYSIKCEINPKKHTKGALSMAHAGKNTGGSQFFITHSPQPHLDGVHTVFGKVIEGMDVVNAIKQSDVMTKLTVEEE, encoded by the coding sequence ATGAAAAAAGCAATAATTGAGACAAATAAAGGAACTATAGTACTCGAACTTTTCGAAAAGGATGCACCAAAAACGGTTGCAAATTTTGAGAAGCTTATTAAGCAGGGCTTTTACAACGGCCTTACTTTTCACAGGGTAATCTCTAACTTCATGATCCAGGCAGGATGTCCAAAAGGCAATGGGACCGGTGGACCTGGCTATTCTATTAAATGTGAGATAAATCCAAAGAAGCATACAAAGGGCGCCCTTTCAATGGCACATGCTGGAAAGAACACTGGTGGAAGTCAGTTCTTCATCACTCACTCTCCTCAGCCACATCTTGATGGCGTACACACTGTATTCGGAAAGGTCATCGAAGGCATGGATGTTGTCAATGCTATCAAGCAGAGCGATGTCATGACCAAATTAACAGTAGAAGAAGAGTGA
- a CDS encoding DUF7287 family protein: protein MDDRGQVALDFLFGMALFLVAFTFTMQFVPGLFVSDSTDETGIAFTAYRTATILSEDPGWWENSTQRGTDWEDHVSNATRIGLAVDTVPETRLTDTINLLSMDKSLQLMYLDEDTLITKLGLYDNINGKHIRYGYNISLHRDGNPILLNDTLFVRGEINTDSVDVFKIERLALVETGTFVDYDANSLYSNGTADTTRISISESQKGKMVIDINNFTTTSPNSSFENISMDGTLLNSSNDYVVYLKNSSNGFEPYSPPIMSNNMLRLEIYPMAFENSSLVEIEFDDVTFISGPAVEYTASKEPFYELAQMMVKVWK from the coding sequence ATGGATGATCGCGGTCAAGTTGCTCTTGATTTCCTCTTTGGAATGGCTTTATTTTTAGTTGCGTTTACTTTTACAATGCAGTTTGTACCGGGTTTGTTCGTTTCTGATTCTACCGATGAGACTGGTATTGCTTTTACAGCATATCGCACTGCTACGATCCTCAGTGAAGATCCGGGCTGGTGGGAGAACAGCACCCAAAGGGGTACGGATTGGGAAGATCATGTATCCAACGCAACAAGAATAGGGCTTGCAGTAGATACTGTTCCGGAAACCCGACTAACGGATACGATAAATCTGTTGAGCATGGACAAATCGTTGCAGTTAATGTACCTCGATGAAGATACCCTGATAACGAAATTAGGACTTTATGACAATATCAATGGAAAACATATCAGATATGGTTACAACATCTCCCTTCATCGGGACGGTAACCCCATTTTACTGAACGATACTTTATTTGTCAGGGGAGAGATAAATACAGATTCTGTAGACGTATTCAAGATCGAGCGCCTTGCATTAGTGGAAACGGGTACATTTGTCGACTATGATGCCAATTCCCTTTATTCCAATGGAACTGCGGACACTACAAGAATATCTATAAGTGAGTCACAAAAAGGCAAGATGGTAATTGACATCAACAACTTTACGACGACCTCTCCAAATTCAAGTTTCGAGAATATATCCATGGATGGAACGCTATTGAACAGCTCGAATGATTATGTTGTTTATCTTAAAAATAGTAGCAATGGCTTTGAACCCTATTCCCCTCCTATAATGAGCAATAATATGCTTCGTCTGGAAATTTATCCAATGGCTTTTGAAAATTCAAGCCTTGTAGAAATTGAGTTCGATGATGTTACCTTTATTTCAGGGCCAGCAGTGGAATACACAGCTAGCAAAGAACCGTTCTATGAACTGGCACAAATGATGGTGAAGGTCTGGAAATGA
- a CDS encoding DUF7288 family protein codes for MNDKAQIYTLEGLMAAVLITLTVLAVAQSSVVIIPQTENFLEVQMKQKINDALVILDVTPDTTIENNLTECVASWNTSTEASYGKNQLVALDKQLAIMLPDLMYNVKFAYVENNSVVVKNTVFNGAPTENSITANRLVALSNSTVNSYGGTWVVADDELKVIEVRLTAWHV; via the coding sequence ATGAACGATAAAGCACAAATATACACTCTTGAAGGACTTATGGCAGCAGTTCTGATCACCCTAACAGTACTGGCTGTTGCACAAAGTTCAGTGGTGATCATTCCTCAAACGGAGAATTTCCTTGAAGTGCAGATGAAGCAGAAAATAAATGATGCGCTTGTGATACTCGATGTAACTCCTGATACTACAATTGAGAATAACCTGACGGAATGCGTTGCCAGCTGGAACACAAGCACAGAAGCCTCTTACGGAAAAAATCAACTTGTAGCACTCGATAAGCAATTGGCAATAATGTTGCCGGATCTCATGTACAATGTTAAATTTGCCTATGTGGAAAATAACAGTGTGGTAGTGAAAAACACTGTATTCAATGGTGCCCCCACAGAGAATTCGATCACTGCGAACCGACTTGTAGCGTTGAGCAATTCAACTGTAAACTCTTATGGCGGAACATGGGTGGTAGCCGATGATGAACTCAAAGTAATAGAAGTGAGGTTAACTGCATGGCACGTATAA
- a CDS encoding DUF7261 family protein, whose translation MARIIENDQGQWILLSGLVVAIALVFLVTLMNNAAVTGYHSSNNALEFPKDDIRDLVSQSRDATSQAVHIAHQINQSSNQTIPEITTSIIDDFNRQTSLLYASHGQTVVISVSNITINESASSFGDMVWLNISYNDGNTFYSSEPEIVEVRV comes from the coding sequence ATGGCACGTATAATTGAAAATGATCAGGGACAGTGGATCCTGCTCTCAGGTCTTGTGGTAGCTATTGCCCTGGTCTTCCTGGTAACCCTCATGAACAATGCGGCAGTTACCGGTTATCACTCATCTAACAATGCCCTGGAATTTCCAAAAGATGATATCAGGGATCTTGTATCCCAGTCAAGAGATGCTACATCCCAGGCAGTTCATATTGCACATCAGATAAACCAGTCATCTAATCAGACCATTCCAGAGATCACTACTTCTATTATTGATGATTTTAACCGCCAGACAAGTTTGCTGTATGCTTCACATGGCCAAACGGTTGTTATAAGTGTATCGAACATCACAATAAACGAATCAGCATCATCTTTTGGTGATATGGTCTGGTTGAACATCAGCTATAATGATGGTAATACATTCTATTCTTCAGAACCAGAGATAGTGGAGGTCAGAGTATGA
- a CDS encoding DUF7266 family protein yields the protein MRLLFKDEKGVSSTTGYLLYSSIFIMFFVVIHFSVNDVLLERQSDIVVEEGFSDIGNMMSTTLTDMYLIAPENGRIDTKYMIPTTIGNEYYTINADVATTDQLIEVESQSSQRKVDVTISGIASTVPINGTALSGEMEHMISYDSRRQ from the coding sequence ATGAGATTATTATTCAAAGATGAAAAAGGAGTATCTTCTACAACCGGTTATCTGTTGTATTCATCCATATTCATAATGTTCTTCGTAGTCATCCATTTTAGCGTGAACGATGTTTTACTGGAAAGACAAAGTGATATTGTAGTCGAAGAGGGATTCAGTGATATAGGGAATATGATGAGCACTACACTCACCGATATGTACCTTATCGCACCGGAAAATGGCAGGATCGATACAAAGTACATGATACCAACGACCATTGGAAATGAATATTATACAATAAATGCAGACGTGGCTACTACAGACCAGCTAATTGAAGTGGAATCCCAATCATCTCAAAGGAAAGTAGATGTAACGATCAGCGGGATCGCAAGTACGGTCCCAATTAACGGAACTGCCTTGAGTGGTGAAATGGAGCATATGATCAGTTATGACTCAAGAAGACAATGA
- a CDS encoding DUF7289 family protein: MTQEDNDRGDKAVSETVGFILLFGVVVIGMSFIYVTGYPILQSNMDSSIFQGAEQSFIVMQSDMKMVSFDQTPVKNMNLKLHSAGMWIDSTPFMDITYNGTSTHYPIGKIEYMKGERSLAYENGAVMAQYDTGSKIMLSDPRIYSTIIGGDDITTIGIVQVNGNGGSSGSSVITLKMEHNDTVLTRTDIPVNVSLKMNSDYAYVWRDYFEDIGFATSPVINETYFEAYKNDTFLIIGHNIVDTRIT, encoded by the coding sequence ATGACTCAAGAAGACAATGATAGAGGAGATAAAGCCGTATCTGAAACAGTAGGATTCATACTTCTGTTTGGTGTAGTTGTAATAGGAATGAGCTTCATTTATGTAACGGGCTATCCCATTTTACAATCGAACATGGATTCAAGCATCTTTCAAGGAGCTGAACAAAGTTTCATTGTTATGCAAAGTGATATGAAAATGGTCTCTTTTGACCAGACTCCTGTCAAGAACATGAACCTCAAGCTTCATTCGGCAGGAATGTGGATCGATAGTACACCTTTCATGGACATAACATATAATGGGACAAGTACACATTATCCCATAGGAAAGATAGAATACATGAAAGGGGAACGGTCTTTAGCTTATGAGAACGGCGCTGTAATGGCCCAGTATGATACCGGCTCGAAGATCATGCTTTCGGATCCCCGGATCTACTCAACGATTATTGGAGGCGATGACATAACCACTATTGGCATCGTGCAGGTCAATGGTAATGGCGGTTCATCCGGAAGTTCTGTGATTACTTTGAAGATGGAACACAATGACACCGTTCTGACAAGAACAGATATACCTGTTAATGTATCTTTAAAAATGAACAGCGATTATGCATATGTCTGGAGAGATTACTTTGAAGACATCGGGTTTGCAACATCTCCAGTCATCAATGAAACCTATTTTGAAGCATATAAGAACGACACATTCCTGATAATAGGTCACAACATCGTGGACACCAGAATTACTTGA